From the genome of Salvia splendens isolate huo1 chromosome 7, SspV2, whole genome shotgun sequence:
TTCATTCTTCTTATTCCTATGGTAATTCATATGTTCATGAGTATTGATGgtagaattaaaagaaaattaatgtcAATAACGGCAGAATGAAGAGAGACAAACAATCTACTCTAGTTGTTATTTTACTTCTTATTTTAGTATTCTAATTTTAATGGCATAAAGAGGGAATTAAAGATTACCATGAAGTGATGAAACTGCCCATTAGGAAAGAAACTTCCgacatttatatttattaaaaaaatcatttcatttaagttataatttttattggcaattttgtaaatattccCAAAACTCTGGAATGCAGTACATActatttgtcccatttttccatttcggtccgtccaacataatttgtctcatttcacttttacaatttttggtagtggacctcatattccactaactcattcctactcacattttattataaaactaatatataaaagtaggactcacattccactaattttttcaactcatttttcgttacatttcttaaaactcgtgcccggtcaaagtgagtcgaattatccgggacggagggagtaattactACTACAATCTAACCAATTACATTAGCTGATTATCTAGCCCAACTTATTTGGTCTATGTCCTTGAATTCCAGTCCACCTCTAACTCATAGAacgaataaaaaatattttcataccTAAAATATGAGCGGCGCCTTTCTAGtctcttcatcttcttcgaCTTCTTTTCTCTTCCAAGTGAGTTTCAAAGCTTTTCTTCTTCCCTTCTACCCAACGTTTCAATATCCAGAAAATAATTGATCTTGAAGGTATGTAAAAAGTACCAATCCATCTATCTCGTCTCCGGTTTTCTCACGATGGACAATGGCAAGGTGAACTGCGACGAACTTAGAGAGATTCATGAAAATTTATAGATGGGAAAGAAGTTGGAAGAAGTAGAGAAAATTAATGCCCAAAATGTGTGGAAGAAGAAAAGACTGATAATTTAGTGAGTTTTTGTAACTGATAATATATGAAAGGGCTGgtatattatttcattatttgttgTTTGTAAACGTGTTTCActaaggtggtgttcggttttcaagataaaataatagcaagatacaatctaggattgagttgtgagattattttagtcatagggggttagctatgattaattatcccatgattattcatctaggattgagttgtggggttgaatctcatgaaccaaacacactacaaatttaatctcggatacaatcttgcaaaccgaacgcCCCCTAAGAATATTTAGAGTTGATTCTAAATGTTGGGGTTCAGTTTTTAATTATGCACAACAATAATGAGAATTCATGTTTTGTAGCAATTAATATTCATGTATCGACAGAATCCATTAAACAATGTTGAATGCActgataaaaataattttaataaaattataaattttcaactAAAATGACATTTCCATAAATACCCCAAAAACTCTCttttagtatatatatatatatatatatatatatatatatatatatatatatatatatatatatatatatatatatatatattttatattaagaaATGTATAGAAATTAGCAAATAGTCCTCAATTAATATTTCTAAactaattaagaaaaataatggTTTCATAAATATCCTCAATCACATTTGATAGTCAAAATGTCCTGAATATTAATGTATCTAGTAAGTAGGtctgtcaaaatggatatcgagaattggatacccgatatccGAACCCGAAATATCgggtaattggatacccgaAACTCGATTTTTCGGGTTTCAGGATTAGATTCGGGTATAGAATTTTTGGATTATTGGGTATCGGATACCCAAATTAcccgatttttttaaattttaataaatcatgtatttattttattatttaaaaattcaaatgtaCTCCCGAAATCCTTTACTCTTAGTTTTATTTCTAATAATTTGTAGTAGTTTTTTATCTTAAACTCGAACTACTTCAAGTGTGTATCAAATTCGAACTACAAGTTTgtatttctaaaattttgtagttaattttctttaaaaaataattaaaaaaatccacaATCGGGATTGGATACCAGATTTTTCGGGATTGGATACTCGAGTCGGGTATCTGGGTACCCAAAATCATTTTTGGATCGGATATTAGATTTTTGAAAATTCGGAATAGGATACCCGATTTGACAGGCCTACTAGTAAGTCACTAAAACCATTTGGTTCTAAattgaattcaaaattaattttatgattgGTTCAGTATCCTAAAACTAAATATCACACCCACAACCAATATGAATATGTATCTTGTAGCGGAGCATATCTACTCCACGATCTTTCACACTCCATTCCTAATTCATCTCTCACAACttaataaaataatcttataaTATATAAGTGATGGTggaattattttattaagttGTGAGTGTGGATTAGGAATGGAGACAGTAAGAAAGGTGGTGTAGGAGGGGATAAGAGATCCCCTCCGATCTTGTAGTTTCTCAAATTAGGAGAAATGTTTCTGAAGGcccaaaaataaacacacacaaaatCAAAGAAGCGAGCGAAACAGATACAACCATTCAGCTGCAGATAGCAAAATCCGCCATTAAAATTCGATCAACAAAACCTCGATGAACACTCTGCACACAGCAACGTTATCAACTCCAATTGCCCGAAATTCACCAAATCGCGGCTGCGCTCCTCTCCTCTCCGGCAAACTCCAACCACTTCCGCCAAATACTCGTTCAGCTAAACATCCAATTCCATCCATAAAATCCACGAGAGTACTCGCCGCGGCGTCAATGCCTCCGACCGCAGACGACGACGCGCCGCCGAGCAGACCGTTCTCGGTGCTGTTCGTCTGCCTCGGCAACATATGCCGGAGCCCCGCCGCGGAAGGCGTTTTCCGGCACCTCGTCAAGGAGAGGGGCCTCGATTCCAAATTGCGCATCGATTCCGCCGGCACTATCAACTACCATGAGGTATTCGATTCTCGATTTCTGCAGATGATAGATCTGCATATCCAATCATAATCGATTTTGTGGACCTAGTTTCATCCACATTTGCTTTCGTCAACTGCTTGAAATTAGTAGTTGTTGTATTTTATactaattcaaattaattttttatatactataaaaaaaagataCTAATATGTTACTACTACTTTAATTGACACTGACAAAGTAATAATCCGTATAATTATTGAGATGAATTTAACGAATTATTGTCCTTGCTTTAATCAGTTATCTGATATCTAAATgttaatataaatagaaaattatttttcataattaacttaattatatttgaagtattttatagtataattattggaattaattGTACTAATTCTTTTGCATGATTATGGTGAGTCAAGGGTGATCAAGCAGATCCAAGAATGAGGGCATCTTCAAAAAAGCGTGGAATTGAGATAACTTCAATATCAAGGCCGATAAAGCCATCAGATTTTAGGGATTTTGATCTTATTCTTGCAATGGATAATCAAAACAGAGGTAAATCACTCATATAAACTGGAAATCAATTGATGATGCTTGCATATATGATGAACTCAATTTGAACTTACTGAAAATTTTGTTGGCCTAAAGAGGATATACTAGGTGCATTCGAGAGGTGGAGACACAGAGAGACACTACTACCCGCAGACGCAGCTGACAAGGTCCCGCTCTACGTTTATGAGAACCCATAGCTGCTACTTTTTCCGAGTTTGATAGTTTCTCGCATTTGCAGGTTCGCTTGATGTGTTCTTATTGCAAGAGGCACGATGAAACCCAAGTTCCCGACCCCTACTATGGTGGATCGCAAGGTTTCGAGAAGGTAATATGGTGAAATGATGTCATAAATATACTGGTGACGTGCATTGATGAAGATATTTGCGTGCATTTTCCGTAGGTTTTGGATTTACTCGAAGACGCGTGTGAGTCCCTATTGGAAAACATTGTTTCTCAGGAGCTCTAAATTCTTAGTTTTCCAGATTTACTCTTCAAATTTTGTTTCTCAATGATAACACAACACAATACTTGTGCATTTTTATCTTGGGCAAATTGCCGAAAAAACTTGTCTAATTCTAGTTATCTTACAACTTAAAAAATCGGTCGGAAAAAACCATAATAACATTATTCGTGATTACCTCACGAGCTTTGATTTGGGTGAAACAAGCGTGAAATTGTACCTAATGTGAAATTGTatctaatttgaaatttgatttaTATTCCAATACACATCTTCTTATTATGTGACAACACGCTTATGTGTCACATCAGCGATATATTAAACACCCCCAATTTAAAACATGTATGTGTCATATCAACAATATACGGCATGAATATATAAGACAATTGCAAATAATgttaaatttcatgattttctGGAAGGACAACCcataatttgatcaaattttatggagtaatttttttagaCAACTTGTCCTTTTTTCTTTGATAAACAATGCAAACTCTTGTTACTACTCCTTATGTATGCACATAGCTAAGCTAAACATATACAGTAGCAAACATAAACCAAACAACACAAACAATGATACTCTGTAAGGAAGTTGCATCACCCTACCAAATTCAGGAATTACTAAGCATTCAAGATAAGAAAAACAAGGCAAGCAAAGATCTTTAAACATCAAATCATCACAGCAAAGCAAGTATCACTCACCAATCCCATGAAACATCAACACTATTAAGTTCAGAAATTAAAAAGCATATTCAAGCTAAGAAAAACTAGCCTGCAAAGCTCTTGCAGCATGCAGCAGACAAGTTCTCATTCCTTCTTCCCAACTCCATGAGACATATTGTAGATACCTCTCCCCTATCAAACGAGGGAAAGAAAGAGGTGTTACATTCGATTAAAGAGACGAGGAGACTTTACACCCGGTGAAAATGGAGAAAAACTATAGAACGAGGGCTTACAATGAGAAAGAGAGAAGTGGCAGCCAAAGCAACAGGGATAGCGACTGAGGTGATCTTATCGAATGGTCCTTTCAGATAAGTGTGTTTGTGTATGCTCTGGAAATGCTTCTGCTTTTCCAGGATTTTCTCTCTTGGCCTGAAGGGTGGCTCAATCGAAGACATCCTGCAAAAATCGAAAGACAAGCAATTTGAAGCTATCTGCAAAGCGAGTTACATGGATCTCCGTAGAGAAATGTTGCTGAAATCACAAATCCAGTTCTTGTTTCTAGAAATTTCCACAACATTATCAAACTCATCTATTCCTCCGCACACAGACTCACTCATTAGAAGAGCTAATTTCGAAAGATAATCAATATAAATCTATCTGCAAAGTGAGTTTCATGTATCCCCATAACGAATTGTGAAATCACAAATCTCTATGTCCTGTTTCTTGAAATTTCCATAATAGTATTATCAAGCTCATCAATTCCTCTGCAAACAGACTTGCTCATTCCAAATACAGGACTTAGATGACCTAATTTCAGCTCAACTTTTAGGGATTTTTGGTTATTTTTCATCGCAATCCCAAACTCAAAAGCTCGGTTGAATAACTAAAGAAGCAACTCAATAATTCAACATGAATTCATTATTCTAATCTTTGTTCTGAATAAAGTCAACAGGTTTAGCATCCAATCGCTTTGATGAAGAActaattcttcttcttcttcttcttcacagaAGAATCACAATCTAACCATCCAAGCAAGATACACAAGGAAGATAAATTGCGGATTCACACATGAAAATAACAACACGCCAAACAAAATGGAGTACATTTGAGCAGCAAAAACCTCAGAAATCAAAAGTTCTTagcaaaatataaataatacttaCCTGAGTTCAAGCGTTAAATCCCCGAGCGAAATTGCGAAAATTGAAATCAGCAGAGTTGATCTAGTAAAAgcgaaaaattgaaatttgcaGAGTGATCAAGTAAAAGCGAAGATGTTATCCGGACAGCTCCAGAATCCGGGTACGGATCCACTTTGTTGTTTGTTGGGCCCGAAGATGGATCCCCTTTGGGCTGTTAGACTTAACCCGGCCCAATTTCGTTGTATATCATCATCACTCAATACAGTAGTACTTGTTTTGCTCTTTCTTgaatgataaattgataatcattgttgtatacttgtatcattgtatgataaaaataaaatcattttctattgataaattaaataaaagttatTACTCCCTTTGGCGAAgcatccattttttttatatgaaattttGTGCAGTGTTGTTTTTAGTGCTTTGTATGGATAGCGAATGACGCATAAAACTGAATCGAGTAAAAATAGTGAtgtttcatttttcaaaatgtGTCATTTTGAAAGAGAtattctaaaatgaaaaatatatcaCTTTGAATAAGCCGAATAGTGTGTGATAAATTTTCTAAATCTTTGAGCATTAAGCTCTTCATAGGATGATGTTTTGTTCATGGTGAGGTTTTGATTATATAGAGAGATTTAGGAGATAGAGAGGGTCTAGTCACAAATTTTGAATATTCATTGACAATGTCAAGGTGCAAATTTTAATAGAATTGGGATGATTTATTTTGTCAGTGAAGAAAGGGTCTCTATTTGTTTTAGTTAATGTAATATTGGAAATGTTTAGTTGTTGAAAATAAGGAAAAGACCTCACACTTATTTTgtgattaaaaatattttatttatgtatataaGTATGTTAATGTGGACTTAAGTTGTTACAAAAATATCTTTTTGGAAATTGAATTTTCCATGTGAGAGGCTAAGGAAAGTCAAATAAAAACACCTAATAAACTGTGTGACATTTAATTATAAGCTTCAAAACTATTGTACCAATCAATCCTGCATCATGTTAGATAATCAAAATCAAGATACATGTTTCTGTTATTAGAGCGTGACTTCTGCCAGAATTTCTCCCTCGCCGGTCCCTtttcatttaatatttatgCAAGTGTCTGACAATAATTTTCGgtattactagtattaaattttcTTGACTTTACTAGAATTGAtaagtactattttttttctatgttaaagaaaagcaaaataaatgaaaagcAAGCAATCGAATAAAAGTAAAGATTAGagataattacataaataagATATAAGAAGTCTTAACTAAATTATATTCAAAGACCATTATACATTTATACTCTATAAGTATAGGATTAGCActagtaaaattaaattaatttgtaatCATTTTTTAgtcataattaattaagctgTGGAAATATCTAGAGATAAGATATGTGGGGAGGGGAGTGTTCCATGTATTTTAAGGGACCAATCTTCGTTAGTGCTTCTGattatttcattaattaaatagACATGAGTTACTattctataaattataattttattccTCGATAATGCTACACATATTTATTGAGGATTTCATGAATAACGTTTCCATAAACGATAATGCCCCATTAATCCATTGCAATCTTGTTACATAATTTACTattctaaaaataaatttaatttcccCATAACGCTACACATGTTATTCATGTTTTCATGAATAACATGTAACGAAGTGTCACGTGCTCAATCCATACCATGCCTTATCTAAATgtggaaaatattaaaattcaattaaattatgaatttagaAAATATTATCACCGTCCATAGTTGTTTCTTCATTCTATCTTGATAGAGAGATTGGCAATCAAAAGTTGCTTGAGATCGTTCTATCTTGATAGAGAAATTGAATATCAAAAAATTACTTGAATCTCATTCATATTTGAATTCGAATTTTGACATATTCATCTTTTTGTGACTCGTCGAGACAAAGTACcattaatacccttattgagcAATATTAGTGTGGGTAGAATAGGAATTCCACTAAAGAGGAAGACATTTATTTTAGTCAAATATGGTGAACCccctaaattatttttttttcgagtAGAAAAATAGGGTGAATTATCaaaacattaattaaataaatgcgTTACCGGATTTTCGGCTTTAAAGCCTACAGACTACACTCACTTTTTGTCGCACTCTTTCCACTTTCATCTATATATAATTATGATTCcaccataattaattaattactttcaTTCTACCTAAATTATATAGCACTTGCACCGAATTTCTTCATTCCAAGTCGAATTTTAGACGCAAGTTCATTTTAAAAgtaataaattgaaataataaaataatactcagttttttttaaaaagagttAGAAGAAACGGTTTAATCTATTTATCTTAAATTTTTTGAAACTTTAGTTCATAATAATACGGGTCTTTTTCATGTAAAAGCGAAATCTTAAGTTAAGAAACTCGGAAAAGTTTGGGAGGAGTCCCCCCAAAGGGGGTCGACAGTGATCAGGCCCGAGTGACTATTTACAACGCGGGATTCCACATGTTCCACGAATCCATGCTACTCGGGTAAGAGTGTAATGTAGCGATGGTTCAACTACTGGACTTTCGCCATTTATTTTCCATTTATCTATTTTCCACTTTGCGAAAATTGTGGAAAATTCAAGGTGATATTGAACTAGTGGTAAGAAAATGTATATTAATACTGATTGCTACCTGAAATGCTGTAGTAATAAATTATAGCCCACTTTTcttcaaagaagaaaaaataataataacccACTTTCTGAAATGAGTCAAATTTTTTCAAGATTTAGTTCAAGAAAATATATTAGTGATTAATTGCCAAACAAAATGGCAAAAAATGTAGGTGTATGTAGTTATCCTGGTAGGCAGCCAGCAACTATTACTGatttgaaaacaaaagaaaatgaaagaggACATTTTGGTTTTGTTCTACTGAAACATCacaaattattttgtttttgttcaaATCAGCAGCCATGCGATAGACGAAAGTGAGTTGAGGGTGGCTGTCACATATCTAAATATCATTAAatgaaatttattaaaattctacAATATtacttacattttttttaaatgatttagATTTCATCTAGAAGTAATTTATCAGTTAAGTGATAAGATCCTTGCtctcaatttttaaaaaatgattttgattTCATTTAAAAGTAATATACTCCTATAAGCTAAGTGATAGGATTCTTGTTGGATTGCATAAAATGGTATCACGGTTGGACGAGAAATTCGCATGGTTCGTATACACATTAGAATTTGCTCGAGTTTATAATAAAAGAAAGTATGTTCTTGATTCAAAACAttactatattttttgtattaaaCTCTTACTCCACTTCATAACATATGCTCAGAGCGTAAATCTTTCGACTTATCAAACAGTTTCCGGCCGGGTTTCCACCCTTTTATCAGTTACGTTGAAACTCACGTCATACTTTATGTTTTCGATGAGTGACGATTGTATCATTGAACGTGTTGACTCATAAGTCACAACTAACATTAGCTAAATCTAAGGAAAGGACTCAAAAAGCTTTTAGCTAATCAAGAAAATTAACTTAATTGGATTTTGTTATATCAAGTTCATGAACTAACTAATTAAGTGGAGTAATATAAAAGGTGTTATACACTCTATGAGAATTAATTAGTACTCCCCATATGTGTATGTTGGTTGTCACCCATATAAAAAAAGGCTGTCGAACTTGATTGGTCAAAGATAAagcttcattttttaaataacttttaataaaataaaaacataactGGCTCGTGAATCGCATGATCTGAACATAGAATAATTCATGGGAATATTAAcgcaaataaaataattatataataaaaaggTGCATAACGCAAGTTGAGAAAATTAATTTAGCCACCATCTAGAAGGAGAATGGTCACACAATCTATCAAGTACATTATTGTTGAATATGTCATGTCAAATGTAGCAATCGTTTCTTCTAAGGTCAAATTCTTTGAAATTAAGCAATTATTTGAAGTATCTTGTCAGAAACGAATATCGTATTTCATTAAACATAGTTTATTTCATTAAGATATTTATTTTCAACGGTTTTTGTGATGCAATCTTCATTGaaattttttctcatttttttaacGAATTTTATACTACAATCTTGACCTCATCAGCACAGAGTCAGTCAATCATTTGTAGAAGTCTCACAATCTTAATTTTGTTATCTAGTCATGAAAATTTGTAactaggagtatatttttttcacGACCCCATAATCCATATAGAGTAAAGTTTAAAACCATTtgatagtattatatttttaaaaatcttcAAAGGTCAAAATCCTAATATTTTGGTCTCCAATGTTTTAAACAATGTAGTGAAGCTCTTCTAGAGTTGTAGTTGAATTTTTTAGTTTGGGAAACGTGGCTAATTGTGCAttttagtactattaattactaCATGTTGTTCTGTATACACATCAATATTTGGAGTCTATAGATACAACTTATGATATTTTTGTAGGCGGTTCAAAAGTTGagtatcaaaataaataaataaataaataacatcGGAATATTTACATACAATTTGCACTACTATTGAAGAAGTAATTTTGGTTGTCACACATTTTCTTATGAATCACCGCAATTTATGTGTATGAAGTTGACCTAGCTATACTATGCATTTAAATAGTCATATCCATCTAGATGGGTTTGAATAATTCTCTCTAAGTCACACACTTGTTTTTCTTGCTTTCAGATCAAATAAATAACAATACAAAAACACTTTCCATTCCTCAGATGGCATCTCCTAATATAATCATCAAATTTAACAACCAAAAAGTAACATTCATTAATTCATTCGCAAATACTACTCATCTGTCCCTGATTGattgtcactctttgaccggacacaggttttaagaaccgtaaagaaaaaagttagtggaatgtgagacctgcttttttatattggttttataataaaatgtgagtgaaatgagttagtggaacgtgagacctacttatcatttatggtaaaaatgaagtgtgacaataaTTGAGGGACGGAGCGAAATAGAAAAGAGTGaaaattaatcggggacggacgggatggagtaatatttaataaCAACTAAGTGTGAATAGACCGTTTAGTCCCTTCCTACCAACCCAGCGTATTAACGCGCAAGCCACGCTTCGTTCTGGAGTACCTAAACTAAAAGTCACAAAACGGGGTCGTTTCGAAGAAGTTTCTGCATATAATACACACCCGACTCTTGCTTACTACCCCACAATAGTCAAACTATAACTGCCActgttaatatttaaatataattttaattatccaaTAACAGCACGCCAATGGGCCCACTAAAATATCCAATACTATTGTTAATATTAGACAAATTATGTGTCTATTGTCCCTAAAATTTGGAGGGATATTCTTTTATAATCTTACATTTTTTAGTCGGGGAGTCGTACGGACTTGCACACATGCCCATTGTATTACCTATTACGAGAGTTTGAGTTGTTATCGAGCATGTTTGGTAGCTAGATGAGTTATCTATCTTATCAAATATGCGCTTATGTCAAAGAAGAAGTAGCGAAAATAgctgaattttgattttttaaatttattatttaaaatatactggagtattatttatagcAACATAAAAAATTAGCAACTTAATATCTCTAGTAAGAGCGGCAACTagttaaataaaattaagatgGAGTAAGAATTCAATAGctttccatatttagaaaaAAGAATACATATGCGCAATCATGCATCCAATTACTTTACAGCGGTTCACATGCAACGAAAACACCGTATCATTACACTATGTTCAATTAAAAAAGTGTAATTGTAGCCCAATTTTGACCAGCTGAATTCAACACACACACgctcacacacacatatatatatattcgcaTACATATCTCTGCGAAGAAAAAATATCCAACTCTCATTTCAACTTTCAacaagagagggagagagaaactGCATGGCTActtgattttcaatttttcccaCTGCAAAGCAAAGAAAACAAATCACACACACAGattttttcattctttttagCAAATCAAAGCCTACACATTTCCTTCTCAAAGCTGCATACTCACATCTTCTTCTCAAGGTCAGTAGATATCAACGATAATCTGATCGGAAGCAAGCGGCAATGGCGGCGGCGCTGGCGGGGGACGATCTAGCTCGGTCGACTAGTTCCGCTCGGAGCTGGCGGCAGCAGAGCATACGAGACGTGTGGCAGGGGCCGCCGGACGTGTTCATGCGGAGCAGCACGCGGCGGCAGGCGGaggacgacgaggaggagctgCGGTGGGCGGCGATCGAGCGCCTCCCGACGTACGACCGCCTCCGCAAGGGCGTGCTGCAGCAGGTGGTCAGCAATGGCAGGATCGTCCACTCCGAGGTGGATGTGGCGAATTTGGGGTCGCAGGATAAGAAGCAGCTCATGGAGAGCATTCTCAGAGTTGTGGAGGATGACAACGAGAAGTTCCTGCAGAGGCTCAGGAACAGAACTGATAGGTATTGAATCGCACTCGCAAACGCATTATTGTGTGTGTTGTTGTTTGATTGTGGTGTTGGATTGGTTTTCTGATTGTGATTTATTTGGG
Proteins encoded in this window:
- the LOC121741019 gene encoding putative low molecular weight protein-tyrosine-phosphatase slr0328, which translates into the protein MNTLHTATLSTPIARNSPNRGCAPLLSGKLQPLPPNTRSAKHPIPSIKSTRVLAAASMPPTADDDAPPSRPFSVLFVCLGNICRSPAAEGVFRHLVKERGLDSKLRIDSAGTINYHEGDQADPRMRASSKKRGIEITSISRPIKPSDFRDFDLILAMDNQNREDILGAFERWRHRETLLPADAADKVRLMCSYCKRHDETQVPDPYYGGSQGFEKVLDLLEDACESLLENIVSQEL